DNA from Streptomyces rishiriensis:
GAGCAGGCGGCCGCCGAGAAGGCGAACAAGGCGGCGGCCAGGACCCAGGACGTCACGATCACCACCGCGACCTCCGACGACAGCGGCGAGAAGCGGGCCATCGTCGGGATCTCGGCCGGGACCGATCACACCTTCCCCTTCACCATCGACATCAAGCTCGCCGACGTCGGCGGGCCCAGCGCCGGTCTGATGTTCGCGCTCGGCATCTACGACAAGCTCACCCCGGGCAGCCTGACCGGCGGCAAGTTCGTCGCCGGCACCGGCACCATCGACGACGCCGGCAAGGTCGGGCCGATCGGCGGCATCGAGATGAAGACGGTCGGCGCCCGAAGTCAGGGCGCCCAGTACTTCCTGACCCCCGCGGAGAACTGTGCGGCCGCCGCCAAGGACACCCCCTCGGGTCTCAGGCTCGTCAAGGTGAACACCATCGACGACGCCCTCGACGCCCTCGAGGACATCCGCGGCGGCGACACCGCGGACCTGCCGAAGTGCACGAAGTAACCGGACGGACTACTCCGCGAACGTCGCCGACAACGCCTCGGCGAGACCCGGCACCAGGCCCGCTCCGGTGAGGACCTCCGTCGAAGCGTCCTTCTCGCGCAGCCGCAGGGCCGAGTCGCGGGTGCCGTCGCGCAGGACGCCGACCGTCATCCGCACCTCCTGACGGTCGGGATGCTCCGCGACCCACTTCGCGAGCTTCTTGTCGCTCAAGCCCTGCGGGACCTGGGCCTCGGCGGACGGCGGCAGCATCAGGCGCTCCACGGTGAGGGCGCAGCCGACCACCGCGTCGGGCCAGGCGATCGTGGCCAGGAACTCGTCGAGCGGCTTGTCCGTTGGCACTTCGTCCTGCTCGATCGGGGTGAGACCGGTGGTCTCGGACTCGTCCTGAAGGCCGAGCTGGGCGGCGAGCGACGGTTCCTGCGTTCGCAGCCGAGCGTTGTCTACGAGGGCGAAAAGGCGGGCGGGCTGGTCCCAGCCGAGGCCGGAGGCGTACTCGTCGATCTCAAGTACGGCCCGGGTGAGCGGGCTCGCCGCCATGGGAGTGTTGGACATGGTCACAATCCTGCCTCGTTCAGGGGTGGAATCGGGAACCGAGTAAACGGTGAGTAAGTTGCATAGGTGTGGGCCCACGATCACGGGGGGCCACGAACGGCCCACGAACACGCGGGTCTGACGGATCAATCGCGACTTTCGAGGTGCGCACCTTGGCTTTCCAGATGCCGGACCGCGGCGGAGGCCCCACGGGGCCGCGGATCAGAGTGGGCCGCCCGTCCCGGCGCGTCCGGACCCTGCTCATGACACTGGGCGTCCTAGCCGTACTCGGCATGGCGTTCACGATGTTCGCGGGGTTCTGGACGGACTGGCTCTGGTACCGCTCGGTGAACTACTCGTCGGTGTTCACGACCACACTGTGGACCAAGATCGGGCTGTTCTTCGTCTTCGGCCTGCTGATGGCCCTCGCGGTCGGCTTCAACATCTGGCTGGCGCACCGGCTGCGGCCGCCGCTCAGCGCGATGTCGGTGGAGCAGCAGAGCCTCGACCGCTACCGCATGGGTATCGCGCCCTACAAGACATGGCTGCTGCTCGGCATCACCGCCCTGGTCGGCCTGATCGCGGGCGCCTCGGCGGCGGGCCAGTGGCGGACCTGGCTGATGTGGGTCAACGGCGTGCCCTTCCACCAGAAGGACCCGCAGTTCCATCTCGACGTGTCCTTCTTCGCGTTCGACCTGCCCTGGTACCGGTTCCTGCTCGGCTTCGGCTTCGCCGCCACGATCCTCTCGCTGATCGCCGCCGCGCTCACCCACTACCTGTACGGCGGGCTGCGCGTCACCAGCCCGGGCGCGCGCGCCACGGCCGCGGCCACCGGCCACCTTTCGGTGCTGCTGGGCATCTTCGTCACGCTGAAGGCGGTGGCCTACTGGCTCGACCGTTACGGCCTCGCCGTGAAGTCCAGCGACTTCAAGGCGACGGACAACTGGACGGGCCTGCGCTACGTCGACGCCAACGCCTATCTGCCGGCCAAGACGATCCTGTTCTGCATCGCCGTCATCTGCGCCCTGCTGTTCTTCGCCACCCTGTGGCGGCGCACCTGGCAGCTGCCGGTGATCGGCTTCGGTCTGATGGTGCTCTCGGCGATCCTCATCGGCGGGCTGTACCCGGCGATCGTCCAGAAGTTCCAGGTCCAGCCGAACGAGCAGGCCAAGGAAGCGCCGTACGTCGAGAAGAACCTCAAGGCGACACGTGAGGCGTACGGCATCGACGGTGCGCAGGTCACCGAGTACTCGGGTACCAGCAACACCAAGGACAAGACGACGCTGCGCGACGACGTCGACGCCACGGCGAGCATCCGCGTCCTGGACCCGAACATCGTCTCCCCGACGTACCAGCAGCTCCAGCAGATGCGGAAGTACTACGCGTTCCCGACCAACCTGGACGTGGACCGCTACAACGTCAACGGGGCCGACCAGGACACCGTCATCGGCCTGCGCGAGCTGAACCTCGCGGGCGTCGACAAGCAGAACTGGATCAACAACCACTTCCGCTACACCCACGGCTACGGCGTCGTCGCAGCCCAGGGCACCACCGCCGACGCCGAGGGACGCCCGCTGTTCACCGAGTCCAACCTGCCCTCCGAGGGCGATCTGGGCACGTACCAGCAGCGGATCTACTACGGCGAGAAGACGACCGCGTACTCGATCGTCGGCGGTCCCCAGAAGGAGATCGACTACTCCGACGACGCCGGTGAGAAGACCACGAGTTACACCGGCAAGAGCGGGGTCAACCTCTCCAACCCGGTCAACCGGGCCGCGTACGCGGTGGCGTTCGGCGAGCCGCAGATCCTGTACTCCGGGGCGATCGGCGAAGGTTCGCGGATCCTGTACAACCGCACGCCCAAGGAGCGCGTCGAGGCGGTCGCCCCGTGGCTGACCATCGACGGCGACGCCTATCCGGCCGTGGTCAACCACAAGATCGAGTGGATCGTCGACGCGTACACGACGACGAACGGCTACCCGTACGCCTCCCGTACGACCCTCGGCGACACCACGGCCGACTCGCTGACGGCGACCAACGACAACCGCGCGGTGGTGGCCCAGCAGAACCAGGTCAACTACATCCGCAACTCGGTGAAGGCGACCGTCGACGCGTACACCGGCGAGGTCAAGCTCTACCAGTGGGACACCCAGGACCCGGTCCTGAAGACCTGGATGAAGGCGTTCCCCGGCACGGTGAAGTCCAAGTCGTCCATCTCGGCCGACCTGATGGCCCATCTCCGGTACCCGCAGGACCTGTTCAAGGTCCAGCGCGAGCTGCTCACCCGCTACCACGTGAAGGACGCCACGACGTTCCTCAGCGGCAGCGAGGTGTGGCAGGTGCCGGACGACCCGTCCAACAAGTCGGGTGACGCGGTCCCGCCGTACTACCTGAGCATGAAGATGCCCGACCAGAAGGCACAGGCGTTCTCGCTGACCACGACCTTCACGCCCAACGGCCGGGACAACCTCAGCGCGTTCATGGCGGTCGACTCCGAGGCGGGCACTTCCGACTACGGCAAGATCAGAGTCCTGAAACTGCCGACCAGTACGACCGTCGACGGACCCAAACAGGTGCAGAGCCAGTTCAACTCGGAACAGGACATCGCCGAGTCCATCAGGCTTCTCAAGGGCGGCGACTCCGACATCGAGTACGGCAACCTGCTGACGGTGCCACTCGACGGAGGTCTGCTGTACGTCGAGCCCGTCTATGTGCGCGGTGGCGGACTCAAGTACCCGCTCCTGAAGAAGGTGTTGGTGACCTACGGCGGCAACACCGCCTTCGAGGACACCCTGGACGAGGCCCTCAACAAGGTCTTCGGCGCGGAGGGTACGACCCCGCCGCCGGCGGACGAGGGCGACGGCACGACCACACCGCCGACGTCCACCAACCCGACGGTGCGGGAGGCGCTGACCGATGCCCAGGAGGCCTTCACGGCCGGCCAGGAGGCGCTGAAGAAGCCCGACTGGGACGCGTACGCCAAGGCGCAGAAGGACCTCGAGGCCGCGCTGAAGCGGGCCGAGGACGCGCAGGCCGAGGCCGACAAGGGCGCCAAGGCGAGCAGCAGTCCGAGCCCGACGAGTTCGGCGAGTCCGAACGGCGGCTCCGGCAGTAGCTCCGGAGGCGGCGCCACCAGCAGTCCGAGTCCCAGTCCCAGCAGCGGCTGATCTTGCCCGCCCCGCGTCGTGGTACGGTTGTGGAACACGACGCGGGGTGGAGCAGCTCGGTAGCTCGCTGGGCTCATAACCCAGAGGTCGCAGGTTCAAATCCTGTCCCCGCTACTGAAGACGAAGGCCCGGATCCTTTCAGGATCCGGGCCTTCGTGGTGTGCGAACGCATGTGCCGGGGAGACCGATGGCCGCGCCGCTGGGGGGAGTTGGGCGTTCTGTGTTTGACTTGTCTCTCTGTGGGCATGTCGACAAAACGCTGAAGTGACCTTACGGGCCGCGGTATACCAGGTGTACCCGGGTTGCGGGTGGTGCGACGATGGACGTTATGGGGGACAAGGCAACTCTGTTCGAGACAGGGCGGTTTGTGCAGCCTTCCGGTGAGGAAGCGACCCCGGACGAGAGCCGGGACGAGACGGCGGACGCCGTCGAGACGGGGGAGGCCGTCGAGGAGATGAGCCTGCGGCTCGCGGCGGAAGCCGGCGATGTCGAGGCGGTCAGCGTCCTCGGGGCCATGTTGCTCCGCCGTGGTGACCTCGACGGAGCCGAGCCCCATCTGCGTGCCGCCACCGCGGCGGGTGACCGGGCCGCCGCCAACAACCTGGGTGTCCTCCTCCACCAGCGCGGCTACCCCGACGAGGCCGCCGGCTGGTGGCGGGTCGCCGCCGTCGCCGGCTCCGCCGCCGCCGCGCACGCCCTGGGCCGCCACCGCCGTGAGTGCGGCGACGAGCCGGCCGCCGAGTACTGGCTGCGCCAGTCCGCCGAGCAGGGGCACGCGCTGGGCGCGTACGCCCTCGCCGACCTGCTGGAACACCGCGGCGACCCCGGGGCCGAGCAGTGGATGCGGGCCGCCGCCGAGCAGGGGCACCGGGAAGCGGCGTACCGGCTGGCCCGAGCCCTCGACCACCAGCAGTGCAAGGGTTCGCGTACCGACGGCGCTGCGGACGGGTATGCACCTGACAACGCTGTCATCGTGCGGGCGGAGGCCGAGCAGTGGTACCGCCAGGCTGCCGCGCGCGGACACCGGCGGGCCGCCTTGCACCTCGGGACGATCCTGGAGCGGCGCGGCGACCTGAAGGAGGCCGGCCGCTGGTACCTGACGTCCGCCAAGGACGGCGAGGCGCGGGCCGCCTGCGCGCTCGGGTTCCTGCTGCGCGACGCCGGTGACACCGAGAACGCGGCCATCTGGTGGCTGCGGGCCGCTCAGAAGGGCGACGGCAACGCGGCGAACGCGCTGGGCGCGCTGCACGCCGAGCGGGGACAGACCCAGACCGCCGAGCGGTGGTACCGGGCCGCGATGGACGCCGGTGACGACAACGGCGCCTACAACCTCGCCCTGCTCTGCGCCGAGCAGGGCCGCACCGTGCAGGCCGAGCAGTGGTACCGGCGGGCCGCCTACGCCGGGCACCGGGAGGCGGCCAACGCGCTCGCCATCCTGCTGCTCCAGGGCGGCGACACGGCCGGGGCGGAGCCCTGGTTCTCCAAGGCGGCCGAAGCGGGCAGCGTCGACGCCGCGTTCAACCTCGGCATCCTCTTCGCCGGGCGGGGCGAGGAGGCCGTCGCGCTGCGCTGGTACGAGCGGGCGGCGGCCGCCGGGCACACCGAGGCGGCTCTCCAGGTCGGTATCGCGCGCCTGCGCGACGGGGACGAGCGGGAGGCCGAACGGCATCTGCGCTGCGCGGCCGGCGGCGGCAGCGCGGAGGCGGCCTACCGGCTGGCGGCCGTGCTGGACGCGCGGCGGCCGCCGCAGCCCGCGCACGAGCTCGGGGAGACCGTCCACGAGAAGACCGAGTGCGAGGAGTGGTACGAGCGGGCGGCGACCCAGGGCCACCGGCGGGCCCAGGTCCGGGTCGGGATGCTGGCCGCCGCGCGCGGGGACGTGGTGGAGGCGGCGCGGTGGTACCGGACGGCCGCGGAGGCCGGGTCGCGCAACGGCGCCTTCAACCTCGGGCTGCTGCTCGCGCGCGAGGGCAGCGAGCCCGAGGCGGCTGTGTGGTGGACGCGGGCCGCCGACGCCGGGCATGGGCGGGCGGCGTTGCGGCTCGCCCTGGTCTACGCGCGTCGCGGCGAGCTGGCCGAGGGGCAGCGGTGGGCCGACCGGGCGGTGTCGCTGGGCCCGGGCGAGGTGGCTGAGCGGGCGGCTCGGCTGCGGGACGCCTTGCGCGAAGAGCTGTCCGCCTGACGGCGTCTGTCGTGGAGTGGGGCGGGGAGCCGGCGCCGGGTTCCGCGCGGCGGGTCTTTCGTCCCCGCGTCCTCCCCTTCCGTCCGGTCACCGGGGTCCCTCCCCTTCCCGTCCGGTCACCGGGGTGGCCGTCTCCGAACCCGCGCGTTCGACAGGGGCCGTCTCCGAACCCGCGCGTTCGACATCTGAACGGGCCTCGTCCTCGAACGCCGGACGGACTGGAGCGTCCTGACCTAGGTCGACAGTGGGCGAGCGGGTGTCCTGACGGTGTCATCGGTGTGCGGGCGGGCGTCGTGACCTGTGCCGTCAGCGCGCGGGCGGGCGTCCTGACCTGCGTCGACGGGTGGCGGACAATGGATTTGCCTTTGTCCTCGGCCTTCACGTAATGTTGCATTCAACGGCGCGGGGTGGAGCAGCTCGGTAGCTCGCTGGGCTCATAACCCAGAGGTCGCAGGTTCAAATCCTGTCCCCGCTACTGAAGACCGAGGGCCGGAATCCGAAAGGGTTCCGGCCCTCGGTCGTTTGTCGTCCCGAAAGATCAGCACCCCGGAAGATCAGTACTCATGGAAGAACCACACCGTGGCCGGCGGCCTGCGGTGTGGTTCTTGGGACGCGAGTCAGGCCGCGGCGCAGTTCGGGCAGACCCCGCGGTACGTCACCTCGACGTCCGAGACCGAGAAGCCGAAGCGTTCCGAGTCCGGGAGGTCGGCCAGCGGATTGCCGCTCGGGTGGACGTCCTTGATCGCCCCGCACCGGGCGCACACCAGGTGGTGGTGCGGACGGTGCGCGTTGGGGTCGTAGCGCTTGGCGCGCTTGTCGGTCGCCACCTCGAGCACCTCGCCAAGGGAGACCAGCTCGCCGAGCGTGTTGTAGACGGTCGCCCGGGAGATCTCGGGCAGCCGGACCACAGCCCTGGCGTGCACCTCGTCGGCGGTCAGGTGGACGTGGTCGCCGTCGAGCACCTCGGCCACGACCCGCCGCTGTGCGGTCATCCGCCATCCGCGTCCGCGCAGCCGTTCCAGAAGGTCACTCATGGAATCAGCCTAGCAGCCAACAGGACCAGGTCCCGAACAGGTGTGATTTTAGATCCCGGAGTGAATTGGATGAAGTCCACTGTAGGATCGAGTCGACAGAATCCGCGGCGAGCGGCTGGAGACCGCGGTCCAGGCCCTGCGCGGTCGACAGCACTGGACCGCTCGTCGGGGTGAACGGGCCGGGTGATCCCTTCGGGGGCCCGGCCCGTTCGCGCGCTCAGGCCGGTACCTGCTGCCGCGCCGGCGCCCAGCAGCCGATGATGTCGCGGACCGAGACGATGCCGGCCGGTTCGTCGCGGTCGAGGACGATCAGATGCCGGAAGCCGCCGTGGGCCATCGCCCGGGCCGCCTCCTCCAGGGTCCAGCCCGGGGCGGCGAAGACGACGTCGTTGGTGGTGTGGGCGTGCGTGCGTTCCGTGTCCGGATCCTGCCCGAGGCCCACGGAGTTGAGGATGTCCCGCTCCGTGAGGATGCCGATGCCGCCGGCGTCCGGATCGAGGACGACGGCCGCGCCGACGCTGCGGGCGGCCATCAGGGCGGCTGCCTGACGGAGGGTGTGTGCGGGGCCGATGGTGAGGACCACCGTGCTCATGGCGTCGCGGACGAGCATGGCTGGAGCCACCTCCTAAGAATCCACGGTTGTTCATGGATTCACAAGTTCACAAGTGGGGGGTGCTGTCAGCGTGGCAGGTAAAGCGGGGGTCAACAAGAGGGCGCGCGCAGCCAATTGAGGGCGCGCGCGCTCATGTGAGTTCCGAACGGGCTGGTCAGTGACGCTCGTTGAGATAGCCCAGCAGTTCCTCGTGGAGCAGCCCGTTCGACGCGGCCGCGTTGCCGCTGTGCGGGCCGGGGCGGCCGTCGAGGCCTGTGAAGGTGCCCCCGGCCTCCGTCACGACGATCGCCGGGGCCGCCATGTCCCAGAAGGACAGCTCGGGTTCGGCGCACAGATCGACCGAGCCCTCGGCGACCATCATGTACGGCCAGAAGTCGCCGTACGCGCGCGTGCGCCACACCTCGCGGGTCAGGTCGAGGAAGCCGTTCAGGTGTCCGCGCTCCTCCCAGCCGGTCAGCGAGGAGTACGCGAAGGAGGCGTCCGAGAGCTCCGAGACCCGGGAGACGCGCAGGCGGGTGGCGGAGGTCAGGCTGCGCCCGGTGAAGGCGCCGTGCCCCTTCGCGGCCCACCAGCGGCGGCCCAGCGCCGGGGCGGAGACCACGCCGACCACAGGCTGGTAGCCCCCCTCTGCCGCCTCCGTCAGGGAGATGAGCGTGGCCCAGACGGGAACGCCCCGTACGTAGTTCTTCGTGCCGTCGATCGGGTCGATCACCCAGCGGCGGGGGCCGGTGCCCTGGACGCCGTACTCCTCGCCGAGGATCGCGTCGCGCGGGCGGGCCCGCTGGAGCTGACTGCGGACCAGTTCCTCGGCGGCCTTGTCGGCCTCACTCACCGGGGTCATGTCCGGTTTGGTCTCGACCTTGAGGTCGAGGGCCTTGAAACGGTCCATGGTCACGGCGTCGGCGGCGTCCGCGAGGACGTGCGCGAGTCGGAGGTCGTCGTGGTAGTCCGGCATGGGACGAACCGTATCCGCCGAAGGTGAGAACGGGCCACAGGGGACCGCAGGACGGACGGGGAGGAGCCCCGGAGCGGCTGCGAGCCGTCGGCCGCCGCGCGAACCCTTGACACTGCTCGCGTCCGCGTCAAACCTGGGCGCAGAGCCGCTCGCCCCGGGAGGCGATGATGCCTGCAGCGCGGGAATCCCTGCTGGACGCCGCCTTCGAGGCGCTCGCACTACGACCGTGGGCCGCGGTGCGGATGGTGGACGTCGCCGCGGTCGCCGGGGTGTCCCGGCAGACGCTGTACAACGAGTTCGGCAGCAAGGAGGGCCTCGCCAGGGCGCTCGTGAGGCGCGAGACCGACGGATACCTGGCCGGCGTCGAGCGGGCGCTCGCCGTGCGCGGAGACGCCCGCGAGCGGCTCACCGCCACCGCCGAGTGGACCACCTCCGCCGCCCGCGACAACATCCTCGTACGGGCCGTCCTCACCGGCTTCTGGAACGAACGCCTGCCCTCGCCCACGCTCTCGGCGGTGCCGTCCTCCTCCGCCGTGCCTGCCCAGCGGCGGGCCGACGGGCCGCTGCCCTCGCCCGGTGACCTGGTGGGAGCCGTCCGGGACCGGGCCGTGGCCGTGCTCTGCGGGCCCGGCGCCGTCCGGGCCGACGCCGCCGACGTGGCCCGCTCCTGCGAGCTCGCCGTCCGGCTCGCCCTGTCCTGTGTGGCCGCCCCGCCGACGGGGGGAGGGCGGCGTCGCCGAGCTGGTGCGCGGCGCGCTGCAGCGCCAGCCGGCCGACCGGTCGGGTCAGTGAGCCGACCCCGACAGCTGGAGTCCGATCACTCCTATGATCACCAAGGTGATCGAGACGAGCTTCAGGACCGACACCAGGTCGCCGAGGAAGATCATGCCGTAGATCGCGGTGCCCGCCGCGCCGATGCCGGTCCACACGGCGTAGGCGGGGCCCACGTCGAGCTTCTTCAGGGAGAGGGTCAGCAGACCGAAGCTCCCCAGGGCGAAGGCACAGAAGGCGATGGTGGGCCAGAGCCTGGTGAATCCGTGGGACAGCTTGAGGCACACGGCGAAACCGGTCTCGAGCAACCCGGCCACGACGACCAGCAGCCACGCCATGTGCTGTCCCTCCGTTCGCCCGGCCCGGTCCGGCTCCGGCTCGGTGCGATTATGCACTTACCGGGGCCGGGCGGACGCAAACAACGCGGTGGTCAGCCGCTGGATCAGTCGCCTTCCGTGCGCTCGCGGGTGGCCAGCAGCCGGCGCAGGGAGTACAGCCGCGCCGGGTCGGCGTGACCGTCGGCCACCCAGGCGTCCAGCGCGCAGTCCGGCTCGTCGTGACTGCACGCGCGCGGACAGCCCTCCGTGCCCGGCTCCAGGTCGGGGAAGGCGTGGATCACCCGGGACGGGTCGACGTGGTTCAGGCCGAAGGACCGTACGCCCGGGGTGTCGATCACCCAGTCGCCGGTGCCCGCCAGGGGCAGGGCCAGCGCCGAGGTCGTGGTGTGTCGGCCGCGCCCGGTCACCGCGTTCACATGGCCGGTCACCCGCCGCCGTTCCTCCGGGACCAGCGCGTTGACCAGGGTCGTCTTCCCTACGCCCGAATGCCCCACGAACGCCGTGATCCGCCCGGCCAGATGTTCGCGCACGCGGTCTGCCGCGTCGCCGTTCTCCAGCTCGTCGCGGCTGGTCACGACGTACGGGATGTCGAGATGGCCGTACAGCTCCAGCAGCTTGTCCGGCGAGGCGAGGTCCGACTTCGTCATGACCAGCAGGGGGGTGAGGCCTGCGTCGAAGGCCGCCACCAGGCAGCGGTCGATCAGCCGCGGGCGGGGCTCGGGGTCGGCGAGGGCGGTGACCACGGCGAGCTGGTCGGCGTTGGCGACGACGACGCGCTCGTAGGGGTCGTCGTCGTCCGCGGTGCGGCGCAGCGCCGAGGTGCGCTTCTCGATGCGGACGATACGGGCCAGGGTGTCCTTCTTGCCCGACAGGTCGCCGACGATCGCGACCCGGTCCCCCACGATCGCGGCCTTGCGGCCCAGTTCGCGGGCCTTCATCGCCATCACGATCCGGTCGTCGACCAGACAGGTCAGCCGGCCCCGGTCGACGGTGAGGACCATGCCCTCGACGGAGTCCTCGTGCTTGGGTCGGGTGTGCGTTCGAGGCCGGTTGCCCTTGCGGTTCGGGCGGCTGCGGATGTCGTCCTCGTCGGTGTTCTTGCTGTAGCGGCGCATGGCGAAAGTCCCTATACCCCGAGCATCCCGGTCCACAGTTCGGGGAAGTCCGGCAGGGTCTTCGCCGTCGTCGCCACGTTCTCGATCTGCACGCCCTTCACCGCCAGGCCGATGATCGCGCCGGCCGTCGCCATGCGGTGGTCGTCGTAGGTGTGGAAGATCCCGCCGTGCAGCCGGCGCGGGCGGATGTGCAGCCCGTCGGCGGTCTCCGTCACATCGCCGCCCAGCTCGTTGATCTCCTTCGTCAGCGCGGCCAGCCGGTCCGTCTCGTGCAGACGCAGGTGGGACACGCCCCGCAGCGTGGACGGGGAGTCCGCGAGGGCGGCGACCGCCGCGATGCCCGGGGTCAGCTCGCCGACGTCGCCCAGATCGACGTCGATGCCGTGGATCGAGCCCGAGCCGGTGAAGACCAGGCCGTAGTCGGCCAGTTCGCAGGAGCCGCCCATCTCGGTGAAGATCTCGCGCAGCCGGTCACCCGGCTGGGTGGTACGGGCCGGCCAGTCCGGGATCAGCACCCGGCCGCCCGTCACCAGCGCCGCCGCCAGGAACGGCTGGGCGTTGGACAGGTCCGGCTCGATCGTCAGGTCCCGGCCCAGCAGGGCGCCCGGCGTGACCCGCCAGACGTTCGGCTCGCCGCCCGACTCCGGGGTGTCCACCTGTGCGCCGACCGCGCGCAGCATGTCGACCGTCATCCGGATGTGCGGCACGGAAGGCAGGGTGGCGCCGGTGTGGCGGACCTCCACGCCCTGGTTGAAGCGGGGGCCGGACAGGAGCAGGGCCGACACGAACTGGGACGACGACGAGGCGTCGATCTCGACCGTCCCGCCGTCCAGGGCGCCCCCGCCGTGCACGGTCAGCGGCAGCGCGCCGCGGCCGTCGTCGTCGATCCGGGCGCCGAGGACACGCAGCGCGTCGACGACGCCGTTCAGGGGACGCTCGTACGAGCGCGGGTCGCCGTCGAAGTGGACGGGACCGTCGGCCAGGGCGGCCACCGGCGGCAGGAAGCGCATCACCGTGCCCGCGTTGCCGACGTCGACCGTGGCCGGTCCGCGCAGCCCCGCGGGCAGGATCCGCCAGGCCTCACCGGTGCTGTCCGGGCTGCCCGCGCCGGAGGAACTGGACGACACGGTCTCCTCGATGCCGACGCCCATCTCGCGCAGGGCGGCCGCCATCAGCAGGGTGTCGCGGGAGCGCAGGGGGCGGCGCAGCCAGCCGGGCTCGGAGGCGAGCGAGGCGAGGACGAGGGCACGGTTGGTGACGGACTTCGACCCCGGGACGTGGACCGTCGCGGCGACGGCCTCGCTCGCGTGCGGGGCGGGCCAGAGGGCGGTGTGGGCGGGGTTCGGGGCCATGGGCTCCACTTTAGTGGTCGGCCGTCCTTCGGGTGCGGTGCCGTCGGGGCCGGCCCCGCCCCTGAGAGGGGCCGCAGGCCAGGTCCCGCACCGCTGTGTCACGCCGCTCCGGGGCTGCCTCACAGCCCCAGCAGCCACCTGCCCCCGCCGAGCAGAGCGCACAGGCTCACCGCGTGGAACAGGAACAGCCACAGGCCGGCCGGCACGTGGGTCAGACGGGACAGCTGGTCCGCGTCCGAGTCGCCCGCGCCTCCGCGCGAGCGCTTCGCCTGGAGCTCGAAGGCGGGCCGTACGCCGCCGAGCAGCAGGAACCACACCACCGCGTACGCGAAGGCCGCCTGCACCTGCGGCCCCGCCAGCCAGGACACCAGCAGGAAGGCGCCGCCGGTGAGGACCACCGTGAGGGCCCCGTACGCGTTGCGGATCATCACCAGCATGACGAGCAGCAGCGCCGTCGCCGCCCACAGCAGCAGGGTGATGCGGCCGGCGCCGAGGAGAGCGGCTCCGCCCAGGCCGAGCAGCGGGGGAGCGGTGTAACCGGCCGCCGCGGTGAGGATCATGCCCAGGCCGTGCGGCTTGCCCCGGCTGAGGGTCAGGCCGCTGGTGTCGGAGTGCAACCGGATCCCGGTCAGCTGCCGGCCGGTCAGCAGCGCGACCAGGCCGTGACCGCCCTCGTGGGCGATCGTGATCGCGTTGCGCGATATCCGCCACAGGGTGTGCGGCACGACGACCGCGAGGGCGGCGACCGCGGTGGCCACCACCACCCACAGGTCGGGGTCGGTCTGGGTGCCGACGAGACGGTCCCACAGGTCGGGCAGCGCGATGGCGGCGGTGCTCTCCATGGTTCGGGGTGGCTCCCTGTCCTCGTGATCGGTGGGGGTGGTGGCCGGGTGACGGGCGGGCCTGGCAGTGTGGCACGTATGTGCGGACGGTATGCAGCGAGTCGCAGGCCCGAGGATCTCGCAGGAATCTTTGAAGTCGAGAAGTGGGAGCCCGAGGAGGTCCTGGAGCCCGACTACAACGTGGCGCCGACCAAGGAGGTCTACGCCGTCCTCGACCGTCCGGTGAAAGACGCCGACGACAAGCGCCCGGTTCGGCAGCTGCGCAAGCTGAGGTGGGGACTGGTCCCCTCCTGGGCGAAGACGCCCGAGGGCGGCGCGCGGATGATCAACGCGCGCGCCGAGACCGTCCACGAGAAGCCCTCCTACCGCGGTGC
Protein-coding regions in this window:
- a CDS encoding M50 family metallopeptidase, translated to MESTAAIALPDLWDRLVGTQTDPDLWVVVATAVAALAVVVPHTLWRISRNAITIAHEGGHGLVALLTGRQLTGIRLHSDTSGLTLSRGKPHGLGMILTAAAGYTAPPLLGLGGAALLGAGRITLLLWAATALLLVMLVMIRNAYGALTVVLTGGAFLLVSWLAGPQVQAAFAYAVVWFLLLGGVRPAFELQAKRSRGGAGDSDADQLSRLTHVPAGLWLFLFHAVSLCALLGGGRWLLGL
- the rsgA gene encoding ribosome small subunit-dependent GTPase A, coding for MRRYSKNTDEDDIRSRPNRKGNRPRTHTRPKHEDSVEGMVLTVDRGRLTCLVDDRIVMAMKARELGRKAAIVGDRVAIVGDLSGKKDTLARIVRIEKRTSALRRTADDDDPYERVVVANADQLAVVTALADPEPRPRLIDRCLVAAFDAGLTPLLVMTKSDLASPDKLLELYGHLDIPYVVTSRDELENGDAADRVREHLAGRITAFVGHSGVGKTTLVNALVPEERRRVTGHVNAVTGRGRHTTTSALALPLAGTGDWVIDTPGVRSFGLNHVDPSRVIHAFPDLEPGTEGCPRACSHDEPDCALDAWVADGHADPARLYSLRRLLATRERTEGD
- the hisN gene encoding histidinol-phosphatase, with the protein product MPDYHDDLRLAHVLADAADAVTMDRFKALDLKVETKPDMTPVSEADKAAEELVRSQLQRARPRDAILGEEYGVQGTGPRRWVIDPIDGTKNYVRGVPVWATLISLTEAAEGGYQPVVGVVSAPALGRRWWAAKGHGAFTGRSLTSATRLRVSRVSELSDASFAYSSLTGWEERGHLNGFLDLTREVWRTRAYGDFWPYMMVAEGSVDLCAEPELSFWDMAAPAIVVTEAGGTFTGLDGRPGPHSGNAAASNGLLHEELLGYLNERH
- the aroA gene encoding 3-phosphoshikimate 1-carboxyvinyltransferase, whose protein sequence is MAPNPAHTALWPAPHASEAVAATVHVPGSKSVTNRALVLASLASEPGWLRRPLRSRDTLLMAAALREMGVGIEETVSSSSSGAGSPDSTGEAWRILPAGLRGPATVDVGNAGTVMRFLPPVAALADGPVHFDGDPRSYERPLNGVVDALRVLGARIDDDGRGALPLTVHGGGALDGGTVEIDASSSSQFVSALLLSGPRFNQGVEVRHTGATLPSVPHIRMTVDMLRAVGAQVDTPESGGEPNVWRVTPGALLGRDLTIEPDLSNAQPFLAAALVTGGRVLIPDWPARTTQPGDRLREIFTEMGGSCELADYGLVFTGSGSIHGIDVDLGDVGELTPGIAAVAALADSPSTLRGVSHLRLHETDRLAALTKEINELGGDVTETADGLHIRPRRLHGGIFHTYDDHRMATAGAIIGLAVKGVQIENVATTAKTLPDFPELWTGMLGV
- a CDS encoding DMT family transporter; the encoded protein is MAWLLVVVAGLLETGFAVCLKLSHGFTRLWPTIAFCAFALGSFGLLTLSLKKLDVGPAYAVWTGIGAAGTAIYGMIFLGDLVSVLKLVSITLVIIGVIGLQLSGSAH